A DNA window from Kitasatospora atroaurantiaca contains the following coding sequences:
- the rplD gene encoding 50S ribosomal protein L4 has translation MGTSTRFAADQASKKAGTTAVDILSPSGDKAGSVTLPAEIFDAKVSIPLMHQVVVAQLAAARQGTHKTKTRSEVRGGGKKPYRQKGTGRARQGSTRAPQFAGGGVVHGPVPRDYSQRTPKKMIAAALRGALTDVLVSDDVVFTQAAFERFVAGPAASAKAVAAEGELEGSAA, from the coding sequence ATGGGCACCAGCACCCGGTTCGCGGCGGATCAAGCTTCGAAGAAGGCGGGCACTACGGCTGTTGACATCCTGTCGCCCTCGGGCGACAAGGCCGGCAGCGTTACGCTGCCCGCTGAGATCTTCGACGCCAAGGTCAGCATCCCGCTGATGCACCAGGTCGTCGTCGCTCAGCTCGCTGCCGCCCGCCAGGGCACCCACAAGACCAAGACCCGCAGCGAGGTCCGCGGCGGCGGCAAGAAGCCGTACCGCCAGAAGGGCACCGGCCGCGCCCGTCAGGGCTCGACCCGTGCGCCGCAGTTCGCCGGTGGTGGCGTCGTGCACGGTCCCGTGCCGCGCGACTACTCGCAGCGAACCCCGAAGAAGATGATCGCCGCCGCCCTGCGCGGTGCGCTCACCGACGTGCTCGTCTCCGACGACGTGGTCTTCACCCAGGCTGCTTTCGAGCGTTTCGTGGCGGGTCCCGCCGCGTCCGCCAAGGCTGTGGCCGCTGAGGGCGAGCTCGAAGGGAGCGCCGCCTGA
- a CDS encoding terminase large subunit domain-containing protein, translating into MSPRPRKPTGGRTGWSRRRGVEAFANPSVMSLQQLQAEVAALVRADDMSRRRWACDRPDCDGLPHAGWLHNHARDSQRVPVWAWTVWMLLTGRGWGKTRTAAETVKEWAKTPGLQIAVVAKNATLVRDICFDSPKSGLLAIIPAEDIARYNSSLGETTIRLRNGTVIRGFGAETPDNLRGWAFDKAWCDEYAAWSRNTAQDVYDMLWFCLREADTPQMLISTTPKPLPHIKRLVERGRRQEQRHQEGGDAPRVVLTRGHMRDNDANLSPAARAELDEQYAGTRLGRQELSGELLEDVEGALWQGWMLEVEGFRQHRENLPDMERVVVAVDPATKSHENADHTAFTVAGRGWPLTTAYGDNRPRGYVLHAEQDRFTPTAAMRRAAELYHEYQADCVVIEANNGGDYLPALLQEVDPRVSWRIVHATRGKRARAAPVAQLYEQSRVHHVGAARLFAELEEQMTTFVGQGETEDSPDQLDSMVWALWDLFLDPTMPVPRSQDDKRLAGRR; encoded by the coding sequence ATGAGCCCCCGCCCCCGGAAGCCCACCGGTGGGCGGACCGGCTGGTCCCGTCGTCGAGGAGTCGAGGCCTTCGCCAACCCGTCGGTGATGAGCCTCCAACAGTTGCAAGCCGAAGTTGCAGCCCTGGTTCGCGCCGACGACATGTCGCGGCGTCGCTGGGCATGTGACCGGCCCGACTGCGATGGTCTTCCCCACGCCGGTTGGCTCCACAACCACGCCCGCGACTCCCAGCGCGTTCCGGTGTGGGCGTGGACGGTCTGGATGCTGCTGACCGGCCGAGGCTGGGGCAAGACCCGCACGGCCGCCGAGACGGTGAAGGAGTGGGCCAAGACCCCCGGACTGCAGATCGCCGTGGTCGCCAAGAACGCGACGCTCGTGAGGGACATCTGCTTCGACTCCCCGAAGTCGGGCCTACTGGCGATCATCCCGGCCGAGGACATCGCCCGGTACAACTCCAGCCTCGGCGAGACCACGATCCGACTGCGCAACGGCACCGTTATCAGGGGATTCGGCGCGGAGACGCCGGACAACCTGCGCGGCTGGGCGTTCGACAAGGCATGGTGCGACGAGTACGCAGCCTGGTCTCGGAACACCGCGCAGGACGTCTACGACATGCTGTGGTTCTGCCTGCGCGAGGCGGACACCCCGCAGATGCTGATCTCGACCACGCCCAAGCCGCTGCCGCACATCAAGCGCCTGGTCGAGCGTGGCCGACGCCAGGAGCAGCGCCACCAGGAGGGCGGAGACGCCCCGCGCGTCGTGCTCACCCGAGGGCACATGCGCGACAACGACGCCAACCTGTCCCCGGCCGCCCGAGCAGAGCTGGACGAGCAGTACGCCGGCACGCGACTCGGCCGACAGGAGCTGTCCGGCGAGCTGCTCGAAGACGTCGAAGGCGCGCTGTGGCAGGGCTGGATGCTGGAGGTCGAAGGGTTCCGGCAGCACAGGGAGAACCTTCCCGACATGGAACGGGTCGTTGTCGCCGTGGACCCGGCCACCAAGAGCCACGAGAACGCCGACCACACCGCCTTCACCGTGGCTGGCCGGGGCTGGCCGCTCACCACCGCCTACGGCGACAACCGGCCCCGCGGGTACGTCCTGCACGCCGAGCAGGACCGGTTCACGCCCACCGCCGCGATGCGCCGTGCCGCCGAGCTGTACCACGAGTACCAGGCCGACTGCGTCGTGATCGAGGCCAACAACGGCGGCGACTACCTCCCTGCCCTCCTACAGGAAGTCGACCCGCGCGTCAGCTGGCGGATCGTTCACGCCACCCGAGGCAAGCGAGCCCGAGCCGCCCCGGTGGCGCAGCTCTACGAGCAGTCCCGCGTCCACCATGTCGGTGCCGCCCGGCTGTTCGCCGAACTCGAGGAGCAGATGACGACGTTCGTCGGCCAAGGCGAGACCGAGGACTCGCCGGACCAGCTCGACTCGATGGTCTGGGCGCTGTGGGACCTGTTCCTCGACCCGACTATGCCGGTGCCGCGCTCTCAGGATGACAAGCGGCTCGCCGGCCGGCGTTAA